One stretch of Erythrolamprus reginae isolate rEryReg1 chromosome 7, rEryReg1.hap1, whole genome shotgun sequence DNA includes these proteins:
- the SFRP2 gene encoding secreted frizzled-related protein 2 — MRPGRLFPRLLVLWAAWLGLAGGLFLFGEPEFSHKRSNCKPIPASLLLCRGIEYPDMRLPNLLGHETLQEVLEQAGAWIPLVQKQCHPDTRKFLCSLFAPVCIADLDETIEPCHSLCEQVKNSCAPVMSAFGFPWPDMLDCSRFPQDNDLCIPLASGDHVLPTPREVPKVCDACKSKSEDDNEIVENLCKNDFALKIKVKEIAYINGDTKITPETKSKTIYKLNGVTERDLKKTVLWLRGGLQCTCDEMNDINAPYLVMGQRLAGELVITSVKRWQKGQRAFKRFSRSIRKLQC; from the exons ATGCGTCCCGGGCGACTCTTCCCGCGCCTGCTGGTCCTCTGGGCGGCTTGGCTGGGTTTGGCGGGCGGGCTCTTCCTCTTCGGGGAGCCCGAGTTCTCCCACAAGCGCTCCAACTGCAAGCCCATCCCGGCTTCCCTCTTGCTGTGCCGCGGGATCGAGTACCCGGACATGAGGCTGCCCAACCTGCTGGGCCACGAGACCCTGCAGGAGGTGCTGGAGCAGGCGGGCGCCTGGATCCCGCTGGTGCAGAAGCAGTGCCACCCGGACACGCGCAAGTTCCTCTGCTCCCTCTTCGCGCCCGTCTGCATCGCCGACCTGGACGAAACCATCGAGCCCTGCCACTCGCTCTGCGAGCAGGTGAAGAATAGCTGCGCCCCGGTCATGTCCGCCTTCGGGTTCCCGTGGCCCGACATGCTGGACTGCAGCCGGTTCCCCCAGGACAACGACCTCTGCATCCCCCTGGCCAGCGGCGACCACGTCCTCCCGACTCCCAGGGAAG TGCCAAAAGTTTGCGATGCCTGCAAAAGCAAGAGTGAAGACGACAATGAAATTGTGGAAAACCTTTGCAAAAATGACTTCG CTCTTAAGATAAAAGTGAAGGAGATCGCCTACATCAATGGAGACACCAAGATCACTCCGGAAACAAAGAGCAAAACTATCTACAAGCTGAATGGGGTGACGGAAAGGGACCTGAAGAAGACTGTCCTTTGGCTCAGAGGCGGCCTTCAATGTACCTGCGATGAGATGAATGATATCAACGCACCATATTTGGTCATGGGACAGAGGTTGGCGGGAGAGTTGGTGATCACCTCTGTCAAGCGATGGCAGAAAGGCCAGCGAGCCTTTAAGAGGTTTTCACGCAGCATCCGCAAGCTGCAGTGCTAA